DNA sequence from the Candidatus Baltobacteraceae bacterium genome:
AAAAGCGCCGGCCAAGAAAGCAGCGACGAAACGACGCTAGCATAAGCCCGCGCGAAGGAGCGTAGAATGTCGGAAATCTCACGCGTCCGCAACGTTGCCGTCGTCGGCTCGCATCACGCGGGCAAGACGACACTCGTCGAGGCGATCCTCGCCCACTGCGGCGCCATCGGGCGCCGCGGGAGCGTGATCGAAGGCACGACCACCACCGATCACGAGCCCGAAGACATCGCACACGCGCAGTCCACCACCGTTGGATTCGCGCACACCGCGTGCGACGATATCGACATCACGCTCGTCGACTGCCCGGGGTTCATCGACTTCTTCGAAGAGACCAAACACGCGCTCGCGGGCGTCGATGCGGTGATCGTGGTCGTGGAGGCCGATCCCAACCGCGTCCCACTCACCCAAATGCTCGTCGGGTATATCGAGACTCGCCGGATTCCGCATCTCTTCGTCATCAACAAACTCGATCGTCCCGGTTCAGATTTTGCCGGAACGCTGGCCGCGTTGCGATCCGCTTACGGTCCGCACGTCGTCGCCGAGCAGTGGCCGATCGGCGCCGCCGAAACGTTCAGGGGATACGTCGACCTCGCCGGACGCGCGAGCTTTCTCTACGAGGCCGATCGCGAAAACGCGTCTGCGACGCCGGCGGAGATGCAAGCCGAGATCGAAAGCGCGCGCGGCCTGTTGCTCGAGGCCATGGCCGACTTCGACGATCATTTGATGGAAGAGCTGCTCGAGGGCGTCGAGCCCCCGATCGAAGAGGTCGAAAAAGATCTCTGCGTGGAGTGTTCGCACGATCAGATCGTTCCGGTGGTGATCGCCGCCGGACTGCCCGGCTACGGCGTCGCGGCGCTCGTGCGCGCGATTGCGAAGTGGCTGCCCTCGCCGGCCGACGCACCGATGATCGACGCGGAAGGTCGCCCGATCGAACCGCGCGCAGACGGACCCGCAATCGCGACCGTCATCAAGACGATCATCCATCCGCAATCCGGTAAACTCTCCGTCGTACGCGTGCTATCCGGCACGATCAAAGCCGACGCAACGCTCACCGATATGACCAAAAGCGGCGAAAAAGTCCGTTCGGGCGGTCTCTATCGGCTGCAGGGCAAGAAGCAAGAACCGATTCCGGCCGCCGGTCCCGGCAGCATCGCCGCGATCGCGCGGCTCGAAACGGTCGCAACCGGCGATACCCTCACGAGCGACGGGTTCAAGGTGCTGTTGCCGCGCGTGAGCGTTGCCGAACCGGTCTTTGCCGTTGCGATCAAACCGAAGGATCGCATGGACGAAGCCAAGATTTCGCAGATGCTGGCCCGCATCGTCGACGAGGATCCGTCGCTGCGCCTCGAGCGCGCCGCCATCACGAGCGAACTCGAACTGCTCGGCTGCGGCGAGCAGCACGTGTCGATCGCCGTCGAGCGCCTGGGACGCAAATATAAAGTCGAGGTGCTCACCGCGCCGCCCACGATTCCGTATCAGGAAACGATTACGGCGGGGACCGAGATTCATTCGCGTTACAAACAT
Encoded proteins:
- a CDS encoding elongation factor G, translating into MSEISRVRNVAVVGSHHAGKTTLVEAILAHCGAIGRRGSVIEGTTTTDHEPEDIAHAQSTTVGFAHTACDDIDITLVDCPGFIDFFEETKHALAGVDAVIVVVEADPNRVPLTQMLVGYIETRRIPHLFVINKLDRPGSDFAGTLAALRSAYGPHVVAEQWPIGAAETFRGYVDLAGRASFLYEADRENASATPAEMQAEIESARGLLLEAMADFDDHLMEELLEGVEPPIEEVEKDLCVECSHDQIVPVVIAAGLPGYGVAALVRAIAKWLPSPADAPMIDAEGRPIEPRADGPAIATVIKTIIHPQSGKLSVVRVLSGTIKADATLTDMTKSGEKVRSGGLYRLQGKKQEPIPAAGPGSIAAIARLETVATGDTLTSDGFKVLLPRVSVAEPVFAVAIKPKDRMDEAKISQMLARIVDEDPSLRLERAAITSELELLGCGEQHVSIAVERLGRKYKVEVLTAPPTIPYQETITAGTEIHSRYKHQTGGHGQFGDVWLRFEPRDRGNGVTFEDKIVGGVVPRQFIPAVEKGVREALAHGSVGSYPVTDVHVVLYDGAYHDVDSSEQSFKTAASMGVRDALPKCGPVVLEPIVRVRVTVPTSHAAAVITQLTGKRGQILGMSPEGDKPGHDVVEADVPQVELSRYITELRTATQGLGTYSWTHERFDPVPGKWTGPKAAV